Part of the Anomaloglossus baeobatrachus isolate aAnoBae1 chromosome 1, aAnoBae1.hap1, whole genome shotgun sequence genome, tcaacaattctattgtaagctaaagtgcagtttaattcgctttatgttttttactgtacagtattttgtattagtgtactgtaatcattttatatgaatacaggacattattttgtattactgtaataagtttgtataaatacagtaaatatttttgggttgtggaacgaattgtctgcgtttcaattatttcctatgggaaaattcgctttgatataagagtaacttgggttaagagcacactcccggaaccaatcatgctcataatccaaggttccactgtatttcggaATGTCACAGAGAATTAGTACAAGTAATAGGTGTTCGATTTACAATCCACAGACAACAATCTCAAAAACAGACAATTTTTTGACAGATCACAAAATCAACATGTTAAGTGTATTCTGCTGAAGGGGTTGAGCAGGACCGGTGCCATTGATGACCAATCCTTGGGATAGAGCACGTCTCCCACAAAATATCTTGTGTCTTTTCAGATCCAAAAAGAGACTGCACTTAATATTATTTCTTGTGAGCACAACATTTTGGGGCACAGATTTTTCGACAAGAAAGATCGAATGTCGGGGGACAAAATTTGATCATGGTTGTCTAATTCGGATAGCACAGTACCATGTGGAGGGTTGGCCAGAGATTTGATGCAGTGTGCCAGTCCCCTTGGATAGGTCATGAATAGCATCAGAGACCCCCACAGATCAGCTGTTTGCAGCTCTTGAGGTGGCCAAATCCATAAGAGCTATTCTCATATACCGCAGCTCAGTTCCTAATCtatttaaccccaatttttttgttttctgcacttTTGCTTTTTCCTCCTCTAATTCCAAAAGCCATAAATTcttgttttatttttccattgacatagCCAGATAATGACTTGGGTTTTTTTTCAGGACAAGTTACAGATTTAAAAATGACATCACTCATCTTACCGTATCATATGATGGGAAACAGGAAAAAAGTGTACTAGTTAAAAACATGCAATTCCAAAATGTTTTTATTTCTGGGGGGGGATGTTTTGTTTTTAAGGCGTTAACGTGGAAAAATGATTCTCCAGGTGAGTACGGTTACAGAGATACCAAAGTTATATagatatctacagtatatatagatatatctataggtATATATAgtggtgataaaaaaaaataatttttatataaaatatatattgatCTTTATCTATTACACACATGCACGCGCGCACACAACATCTGCTAATACATGTTGCTTCTGGCCGCATATATTTTGGTTTGTGTCGCCATATTGAAGGTCCTCTAATGTTTATACCTTTTAGTTGATGGCGCTTGGTGGTGGCCTGGGTTTTGCATAGCAAGTTGATGTTTTGACATCATTTGGGGGTCCATAAACAttttgatgaagaaaaaaaaaaaaaagtaatttttttagggacgagaaatggcttgaaaaaaaaaaaatgcaattttacaGGCATTTAGCAATTGGGTTTACTACTTTTTGCATTTTGTTAGATTAAACTTTTGACAcagatgcctttttttttttttaactttttccccTTACAGTTTATTTCTCCCTGAATCTGTGATTTAATtgcatatagtatatactgtgatATCACAGTATACAGTATAGTGAAAACTGTGGTCTCCTGTGAAGCTTGGTAATATGCTCAGCTTCAGCGGAGAACTTAGATGGCAAAGATAGGGTCCTTCAATAGGCCTCTGGGTATCATAGTTACCCATATGTGCCCCAGAATCATGTTGTGAGGAACTGAGTAGAGACGACGCGTACAAATACTGGCTGTGACAGAATTTATATGCGGATATCAGAGAtttagaggttttccactacttttacatggaTGACCGATTCTAAGCATTGACcattaatgtctgatcggtgggggtcaGATACTCCGCACCAATCAGCTATTCTCGTTCCCGGCGGCAGCAGGAAATTCTCAGTTCCAAAACGGTCCCAACTTCTGATGGTGGCTGCGGCCGGGTACTCCACATCCTCCTcttattgattttaataggaggcaaATGTGAAGTACTCGGCCGCTACCACTATCAGTTGAGGgggcagcttcggaactgagcatttctagtTACCTACtgctggcaccgagaacagctgatcagtgggagtgCCAGGTGTTGGACTCTgggcgatcagacattgatgacctatccttaggggtactttgcacactacgacatcgcaagccgatgcttgcgatgccgagcgcgatagtccccgcccccgttgcagctgcgatctcttgtgatagctgccgtagcgaacattatcgctacggcagcttcacatggacttacctgccctgcgacgtcgctctggccggtgaaccgcctcctttctaagggggcgggtcgtgcggcgtcacatggcaggcggccaatagaagcaggggggcggagatgagagggacgtaaacatcccgcccacctccttccttcctcattgcagctgggacgcaggtaaggagatgttcctcgctcctgcggcttcacacacagcaatgtgtgctgccgcaggaacgaggaacaacatcgtaacatcggtccttccgaaattatggaaatgaccgacgctacaccgatcatacgatttggatgcttttgcgctcgttaatcgtagtaaaaacgattcacatactctgatgtcgacagtgacgccggatgtgcgtcactttcgatttgaccccaccgacatcgcacctgcgatgtcgtagtgtgcaaagtaccccttaggctaggccatcaatgtaaaagtagttgacaacctctttaatatagcTGGTATAAAGTGTTTGTGGAGGCAGCCCCCCCACACATTCACCTCAGCAGAACAAGACGTACAGTTACGTCGGTATGTGTGAAGGAGTTTATAggcgctgagctgcagtacctgagaacaaCTAGTACAGGGTTGGGCTGTTTCATGTACATACAGCTTCCACCATCAAcacgtgtgtgtgcgcgtgcatcCCCACAGTCTGATGAGGATAGGTAATCAAGGTACAGGTCCATGACAACCCCTGTACCTGACTGATCTCCGCCAAAGAAACaatgtacagtacaataaatatacAGTACCATTAGTGAATCTCGCCCCTCTACGAGCTTTACATTACATAAGATGACAGCATATATTGATTAATATAAACATTACGGTAGGAAGTTGTGTTACAATTCGACAGCAATAAACATGACAATGCAAGGTCCACACAGAAAAAATAAAGGAGTAACAGATCACGGGAATGGTTATATTTTACGGTATGTAAAAATCAATTTCAGCCGGGGGAGACCAAACTACATTACATTGATGTATGATGCCTTCATGATAGAGGAACAAACAATTCTGTAATGTTCAAATAACCTTTGGTCACCAGCTGGGGCATACGTGGGGCTTGACACCCCAGTGCGGCATACTAGGGTGGTGAGCCAATACAGTCTCATCTGTCTGCTCTAATAGTCTCCATATTTGAAAACCTACTAATAGAGACCATTTGTGATCACTGTATGGACTCCCCAACCGGTCTGGTCCTGGTAATTACATTTACCATTTCCTTCCATCAGTTCCATTGCCCGTTCTTTGGAGAACATACATTAGGCATTTCAGCTGAGGGCTAGTAATGTAGCTGTATGTTGAGATCTCATCCTACAGGGTCATGGATCCTCTACGTGCATCATGATCAACGTACAATAACTTGGCACTTCATCTTACCGGCATGTAGGTAAGATTATTACACTGCTAAAGTAAAAGCACCCAACACAGGGTGTAAGAAAAGGAACCGTGTAGTAATAAAAGCAATGCTATACatcttcatgaatatgcatgatccTGTATGCAAGACCCCCAAAATCCCAGGAGACTGGAAGTTTCCCCGACTCAGCAATATGGGACCGGAGTTACACGTCTTGCCAAATTAAATTCTGCGGTCAATTAGGAAATGTGGAACCACCGATTATATGGAAACACATCAAAATCAGATTAACTCACACAGCAGTAAACAGCGACATGTATGATGCTGAATGTGACAAATCATTGTCTAACAGGTTAGATTAAGGCTGAAAAAGTCCAGACAAGGTATTagtctaaaaaaataaaataagtttaCAGTGTTTCATTCGGTCGATTTAAAAGAAAAGAATTATCCTACTGCAAGGAGATCTGGAACAAGACGACATGCTCCAAACATCCCCGATCCGCCATGTATCACATGATAGGCAATGCCCAATACCGATCGGCATTAGTAGAAAGGAAAGAGAAGAATAATCATCCACTTCAGAGTAGTCTGGCCCTTCGCGATTCATTTGGTCGTGCAAATCTTCTATGGAgacacccgggggggggggggtgttagtcTACCGGCGGAGCGGGGGGTTCATGGCTGCGATCCTGTGAATAAAGCAGCAGTTTTACTCCTAATATACATCACATTGGCTATTCTATTGATATTATTGATATATACACTTGTTATATATACACTTCCACTCGTCTTGGTGTTCTGCatggttgtggtttttttttatctatcttGATAtttttcaaagaaatggcacccactCCGGCACGTGcgtagattgagctatcggctcaatgacgagccgagatctcatctgtgcatgcggcacctctgggcgccattatccTTAAGTTCCCTGCTCAATGGGcctgagcagcgcgtgcgcagattagGTCTTGAGCAGAGAgcgcaatctgcgcacgcgccaactctggacaccattatttgaagcccgcactgccaacattttcaggatggcccctgcctcaccgcctgcAGCACAGCCATCAACACTGCCTTCTCTACAACCCACGGTAAtctacattcggcttataagacgcaccccacattttcctcacaaaaatttgtgaggaaaagttcatcttataatccgaaaaatacggtatatatacacaaattctgagggtgaaataagtattgaacacatctaaaagtttctaagtaaatatatatttctaaagatgataTTGACATTAAATTCTCACCAGATctcggtaacaatccatccaatccacaaaggcaaataaatcaaaccatagatatccataaatatATATCATATACTATATCTCACATGTATCACATATACAAGTACTATGTTGCCCAGTGGCAATAGTGCGTAAATCAAACGTCACTTCAGGATAATGATCCTTTTGAAAAACACCTCTCGGGTAATGAGAATACACAGTTGTGCTTTCTTGAAAGACTAGAAAGAGTGGTGCAGAAAGCTACATACATTAGAAAATATAGAGCTGCTTGTATGTAACTTACTGACAGCAGAGGTCACACAAAAATGGGGGTGATAAGTGTGGACGGTTGAAATCCTTGCAAGGGGTGTAACTATAGTGCATGATCAGACCTGGGCCCAAAGACTAAGAAGGTCCAAAAGATCTGTTTGtccttgaagggaatctgtcatcaggtttttgttacctcatctgaaagcagcataatgtaggaaaagagaacctgatttcaacgatgtatcacttagtttactgggtgcagccgttgtgACACAAtcacatgtaacagagctgagaaagctaaccccgcccacaccagcctCTCTGAACATTGTCtactgacagtgagctgcttatcagagggagGGTTGGCTTGATGTGTCCTAGCCTTGGCAGTGATAATTttctggtgataaaaccttcattgtaagtGAACAACTCACAGCctgataagggtactttcacacttgcgttcagcgcagtccgtcactatggagaatagcgcagtccgttaacgcactgcgctattttccatagacttgtatggacgacgcactgtaatacaagtgtcagcgttgcatctgctgggcgacacagcgtcgttattttgacgctgcatcgggcggaatgaacgcagcatgtaacttttttttgagcggcggaaacctttatttttcactgtgcatgctcatttttttttttttttaaatcacagaaactttattttgtttctcggtggccgaacgttcagctgagcgcccggccgccggcatgtgagagctctcagctgagcccccggccgccggcatgtgagagcgctcagctgagcgcccggccaacggctattgagagcgatcagctgagcgcccggccgccgggtgatcagctgatcgttcacaatagtctgcttccggtaaaactgtaaagaagaaaaaataattaaaaaaaaaagctttccgttgttttgtagcatccgttgtgccattatatgcaacacatccgttgcattcgtcacacaacgcaatgcaacggatgccattcaacgcaagtgtgaaagtagcctaagggacaCATCCCTGAACGAATTCAGTGTTGTAGCCGCTATCTCCTGctctcttcagattacatagcaaaaacttgctgacagattcactttaatgagGAGAATAATACTATTAAAGACCTGTGATAGTTGGGGATCTTTTtgaagattttgcattggggctcaAACTTTAAATTCCATTTTCGAGTCCTATGACGTTTGTGCCTGCGTGATGTCTCTGAAGCCTTACAAAGTTttgtctaatgccggcgtcacacggtacgatatatcgggcaatatgtcgtcggggtcacgtcgttagtgacgcacatccggcatcatttgatatatcgtagcgcgtgacagctacgagcgactgttaacaagcaaaaatactcaccttatcgttgctcgttgacacgtcgctcattttcaaaaagtcgtttcttcttctctgcgccggttgttcatcgttcccggggcagcacacatcgctccgtgtgacaccccgggaacgatgaacacagcttacctgcgtcccgccggcaatgcagaaggaaggaggtgggcgggatgtttacgtcccgctcatctccgcccctccacttctattggccagccactgtgtgacgtcgctgggacgccgaacgtccctcccccttcaggaagaggatgttctccgcccacagcgaggtcgtgcaaaaggtaagtacgtgtgacggcggttaccgactttgtgcgccacgggcaactaattgcctgtgacgcagaaacgacgggggcgggtgcaatcgcacgatatatagtcccgtgtgacgccggcataagcctGCCCTTTTGTGCCAGGCACCAGTGTTACCCCTGAGTTCTTCTTGTCCGAGGTGGTTTGAAAAAAAATCTAATCTATACTTCATGCTAGTGTTGATCTCCCTAaaattatactcggtacacgagacGCGCCCATCCAAGGGTCCAACTGCTCATTAGgagtcctgagcacccgagcaaggtagtgctcactcatcactagttatgagtactgagcacccgagcacggtagtgctcattcatcaatagttacgagtacaaagctcctgagcatggtagtgctcgctcatcactataaacAAACCAAAAACCCTCAAAGTGGGTTTCTGCACTTACATTATGTGGTGTAGTGGGTTTTCCAGTTGCTCTTGATCCTCGAAGACTTCTGGGTCTCAGCAGGTATAAAGTCAAACCGATGACAAGCCAGGCCATGGCGATCATTGCAATACTTATACCTCCATCACTAGAAGAATTGGGTCCTGGTACTGGTGAGAAGATAAAAACAACTggtttaattactgaaataaatttttcCAACTGAATGTAAAGAATAAGGATTAATATTTCAACTAAAAGGAGTCAAGTGTGCCTAAACCACTATGGTGTGGGAGGCAAACCGACTAAGTAGGGACAGGACCATATCATTTTTAATGGATGTCAATGGAATTTAATGGGTACATTGCCCAAGAGCTGCATGTGGGGAAAACAAACTTTTTTCTATCAATACAGAATTCCCCTATAAGAAATTGGGAGAAGGGGGAGAGAAATCATCACGGACAGACGGacgaaaatataatataataatataatatatatattttttcagatGGCCATTCATCTGAATGCCCACCTGTAACACTGCATCTTCCATGGACAGCCCCTGCAGGACAAATGCCTGGCTGCCAGTGTCTTTTCCCTGGAAGATGCAGCAATTTTCTCTAGGTGGTGAAAGCAGGACCCCCAGCAATCAGCTGATTACTTTGGCTTTCTGAAAGGCGTTTTCTTCCTCTGAGACCACCCTTTTTGATGCCCCCACTTACGATCCCCCACTTCACCCCCAAAaataagaagaagaaaaaaaaaacaagggcCAAGAACCCTATCCCTAAGGGCAAGGGCTTGCAAAGTTAGTGAAAAGTTTAACATAGAACAGCTTTGTGCACACATTCTTCGGACACACCTACCCGGCTAAACACACACCTGTCAAAAGCAAAGTAACATTCGTCACATACTGTCAGACGTGTACAGACAATGGCTTTTTTTGAGCGTTTCACTTAACCACTTGAGGACCGCTGGACGGCTGTAACAACGGGGCTGGTCATTAATACTGCCTGTAAAATTTGACTCTGCAATCCTGGATCTTAGGAGGTCACTTGCCCAGTATGGACTATGATTGTCTAAGCTCTTCAGGTCATCTCCAGAGatctcatacacattagataaaagtcTTCCAAACCCGTTGATTTCGGCAGAATAACTAATGTGTCTGAATGTCACCGGGCGTTCTTTTTGTTCCACGTGTATGTGAGCCATTATCAGGAGATCTGGCAGTGGCTCCATCAAACAAGAAACACAGAAGCCTTCAGCTGACCATCTCTGTATACGGAGGAGATGGAAGGACAGCTGACGGCCTGGTGATTGTTGAGCCCGCATCCATCTAATGCCTTTGGCCAGCTTAAAACAAAGATGAACCTTTTCAGAATTGTTGGAGATTGCGGCAAATAGACAATTGAGATTTTTAATATAAAGCTGCACAGAGGGACCCTGGTTTTGTTATGGTCCTCTTAAAATTTGGCACGAGGGGGGGGGGCactgcggtgtaggagggcagctGCAATATGATCCCCATGTTTTTCGTCTTCTAACACTTCTCTTTTGCACATTTTTCCTATATGGtggtccaaaaaaaaaataaaaaatacattgaaAATGCCATGAAAActccaataaaaataaaatacatagaTGTTAGGCCTGCCTGTACTAGCAGCTGTGTATCTGGTCGTTAACAGGGAAAAGTGCCCTGGTAATGCAGTGGTTAAGAGATTGTACGGAGCACATGAAATCATTGGATTTTCAGACATGTTAGGGCAGGGGAGTCTTGTTTTTAGATTGGGTCTCCCATGTATTTTCTACCAGGACACCAAACTATCGGCAcacaggaacatttcttctcccccCATCTGTAGCGGGACAGGATACACTTTCGGTGACCCACTTATGGACTTAGTCGCATGTGATGATGCAGATTTCGTTGGGTTTACGGTTGTGTAACGATGAGCTGCATCTTTGTCACTTGTCAGTGGTTTTATCAGTCTCAGCCCATGAAGAAGCCAAATAAGAACAACCTCAGATTAAGTCAATGGCCTGGTGCCACCCACCTGTATCTACGCAACAAAACCTAAATTCACAGTCATCTGCTGGGTACGTCTGAGCTGTCACCGAGAAGCTCCCAGCACGAGATTTCAGAACAGGAGTGGAAACCAGTACATCTCGTTTGCCATTCATTCTGGTGGAAACACTCAAATTCCTGAGCGCACCTTTATACTCCATACCAGTGTGTGAGTAACACCATCCTCATGGATGGGCAACACCTGCCCTCCGTGTACGGCACAAATCCATGGCTCAGTGCTGAACTATGGGGCTGACTAAGCCCTTCAGAAGGTGCTTATATTTGTCCCTTGGGAGACTGAAGCCCAACATTCtgttatggccaaaagttttgagacaggcacaaattttggttttcacaaagttttcTCCTTTAGTGTTTTTAGCTCTTTTAGTCAAGTGTTCCTATTATTACTGAGACACAattctaagatttttttttttttttttttaacatcagtTTTTACATTGTCAAATTGACCCTTATTCTTCTAGACTTCTGCCCTTCGACCCTGGTAGCTAGGTATCAGCTTGAGAGCCAAATCCTGACTGGTGACAACATATTCTGGTCTCATCAGTGCTTGGAGATTATCACCATTTCTGGGTGTTTTTCTTCTATTCGATTTTTGAGGATTGACCAAACGTTCTCCATACAATAACGATCTAGCATGGCCCCAAAATTTCAATGTTGTCTTTGCCCCCCAAACAATGGCATTGCTCACTCTGCTGATTTTGAGAGAGAATAGAATCCATTATGTTTCATGTCTCATtgtgtccatcttgtcttataactaatgatgtcatagggttcagctaacactgatgggaggGGAAGCGTCACATTTCCGTTCACGCCCCTATTGTTCTTATCAATTCATAGTCCAGAGGAGACTTTTCCTTTGTCTGTtaccctatataaactggtcacatactaataaaggagaattctttgagttcaccatactaagcagtgtgtgctgtattgatttcccaagcgctcgtaaaacaaatcttatacatttggagttcaaaaggcacagaaggagtgtatttcgctcacaattTTTGGGGGGCTAATATGGCAATCTGAAATGGGGACTCAGAGCAGAGTTACAACGTATAGGTGAATTGGAATTACAGATAATATTATCCTGAACATTGTGCGGAAATCTGGTACATATACTCACATTCTTGTAAGCATTCGGTGTCCGTGCAGTAAGACTGAGACTGCCTTAGCTgcataaaagggaaaaaaaataaaaataaatatagtaTACTGTTTTTTTGTAAATGAAAGTTActgtatggcaaaaaaaaaaaaactgttctaAAAGCACCTCGTAACCCTGATCCTTCACCTCCGATATCAAAATATAGAGGATGTTCCTACTGCAGTACTTTTCTATATTTGTTATTATatatagggctgagcggatccagactgtaaaagtccaaatcCGCGCGGTTTCAATGATATCTGGGTGCCGGACCTGGACCGGGATTCCAGGTGCATAATACGGATTCgggaattaaagtaaaaataaacaaaagaagaaataagtgagcgtttcatacttactgagactctgtgtcatggcagcacactgcgtccgggtcgcgcattcacttcctgtactgtacaTCACATACACGCAGCTTTCCGTATTTTCCCCACCCACccgccgtcctctcgtctgtgattggtttcaggctgacgcgcctccagcctgtgacagtctctgctgcagtcatcgcagctcagtaataggctacattCAGAGCTGGCAGACTTCTCTATGGCTActtgctgtgagatgtagcagagctggatgtgtcgttgtgggaccttgtgtggattacgctggagctgcagggtgttggggattAGTaatgaggtgaaggagggtgtgttttgtactttattccaaataaaggattttctctgtttatttacaggtttgtgtgttgCAGTTATCTCATAGACCCCTGTGCCATCACtattctagggcttagtagcagctgtgtgctgctattaaccccttattaccccgattgccaccgcaccaaggcaacaggaagagtcggtatcgcaccgggattgtcacatctaatagatgcggcaataccgggtggctgcgggctgagcataccagcccccagccggcattatcatggctggggatgaaaatttattattattattatttatttaaattaaaaaaaaaaaaagccggagtcacatttgcgagactgctttccccgcccaccggccgtcttgctgcctgtgattggttgcagtcagctaacATGCTGGCACTCAGGgttggggcgtgtctaactgcaaccaattacaagcgccggtgggcaggcaaaacaatgaatattgaatggtcggctccagaagggaaaagcgtgactcgGAAAGAGTTTGCTGCTATGGCAGCGCCTTTGTGAGTATACCGCACTCGCTCCTACCCccccccatcccctccacaaacgtttttaaatctccggattctggtccccattaacttatatgggcaccagattccggagcggactctttttaaaatctggctgtGATCCACCGGTCTCAGTTTTTGGTGGGTTCGATCAACTCTAATTATATAGAAACTTTAGAGGGTTGGTTTTCTGCTTGGGTCGCCCCTCTTGCAATaaggagaaacaaaaaaaaaaaaacgaaaccgaTTGATTACTAGAGGTTTCTGCAGCCAGCCCCAAAATGATCAGCTAAGTATTGGGACGTGGACTATACGGCTTGTCAATAAACTCTCCAGAGACTGAAGTGTTCTAAAAGTCAAAAACTGTTCacttaaaaaaaatatcaaaaattgaTATATCGCTGGTGCTGTTAAggcaaaattataaaaaaaaaaattggtgttctTACCAAATTTATCAGTCTTCGCATTGCATAGTCATGGGAGCAAATGCACTCGCAGGGATCAAAGTTGCCGTCCGCCATTttcactgcgtgtgcgtctgcaGCAAGCTGTCAAATGTAAGGGTGTAAGAATGAGATATAGAATAGCATGGAAAGTGTAGATAATGCGCATCTAGTACCTGCACAGATTGAAAGTATAGAAAGTATATATTTACACACTGCTGGAGTCGCAGTTTAATAATTTTCTAAATTCTCCCAAAACTGTAGATTTATTTGTATTAAATATTTGCAAAACTGTGATATACACACATCGGACAAAAACAttaaatctaatatatataaataataatatttattcatggtgtacttggtgggatttgaacccaggaccccagcgctgcaagactgcagtgctaaccactgagccatcgtgtacTATATACAGTActgaaaaatttggacacaccttctcattcaaagagttttttttattttcatgactttaaaaattgtagattcacattgaaagcatcaaaactatgaattaaaacatgtggagtgaaatacttacaaacaagtgtgaaacagctgaaaatatgtcttattattctaggttcttcaaagtagccaccttttgctttgattactgctttacacactcttggcattcccttgatgagcttcaagaggtagtcacccgaaatggtcttccaacagtcttgaaagagttcccagagatgcttagcacttgttggcccttttgccttcactctgcggtccaagctcaccccaaaccatctcaattgggttcaggtctggtgactgtggaggccaggtcatctggcgtagcaccccatcactctccttcttagtcaaatagcccttacacagcctggaggtgtgtttggggtcattgtcctgttgaaaaataaatgatggtccaactaaacgcaaaccggatggaatagcacaccgctgcaagatgctgtggtagccatgctggttcagtatgccttcaattttgaataaatccccaacagtgtcaccagcaaagcacccccacaccatcacacctcctcctccatgcttcacggt contains:
- the SMIM14 gene encoding small integral membrane protein 14 isoform X2 — encoded protein: MTCRTEPKQSRSCTVEAPGGTLHTVPGPNSSSDGGISIAMIAMAWLVIGLTLYLLRPRSLRGSRATGKPTTPHNDRSHEPPAPPVD
- the SMIM14 gene encoding small integral membrane protein 14 isoform X1 produces the protein MADGNFDPCECICSHDYAMRRLINLLRQSQSYCTDTECLQELPGPNSSSDGGISIAMIAMAWLVIGLTLYLLRPRSLRGSRATGKPTTPHNDRSHEPPAPPVD